Part of the Paludisphaera borealis genome, GGTCGTCACCGAGACCAAGATCGCCGCGACGTCACTCGCGCCGAAGACCTTGTACGCCAACCCGACGAGGATCGGAAATCCCGGCGGCGCGTACGGGAAGATGACCGGATCGAGGCCCGCGAGTCCGCCGGGGCCGATCGCCCACAGGCCGGAGATCGCGTAAACGCCTTCATCGAAATGGACGAGCCCGAGCCGGCCCAGCGCCCAGATCCGGACCAGGGCGCCGATCACGGTCGCCACGGCGACGAACGCAACCTCGCGGCGAATCGATGGCGACAGGGTGAGTGGGGCCTTCCGGGTCATGGGGCACGATTCTACTAGAACGGCCCTGTCGACTCCTAGTCGGTGTCGGCGCAAGTCCACGTCACCGTTCCAGTTTCACGTGAAACCGGGGGACGAAGCGCGGTCGGGCTTCTGGTATGATTCGTTCGTCCGCATCGGTCATCGGCGAATCACCAGGAGGAATCATGGCCGTCACGATTTACACCGACCGCCGGATGATCGAGCACCGCGTGCCGCCGCGGCATCCCGAGCGGCCCGAACGACTCGAGGCGATCCTGCGGCATCTGGAACGCACGGGCTTCATGGCCTCGTGCCCCATGGGCAAGGTCCGCGAGGCGACGGCCGACGAGCTTCGCCGCATCCACTCAGCCGCGTACCTGGAGGAGCTGGAGGTGGTCGATCGCCGTGGCGGCGGCTCGATCGAGGCCGACACCTGGATGTCGGAGCAGTCGCTCCTTGCGGCCAGGCTGGCGGCGGGTGCCGGCGTCGAGGCCGTCGCCGAAGTGCTCGGCGGCCCGAACCGCCGCGCCCTGTGCCTGGTCCGGCCTCCTGGACACCACGCGCTGCCAGCCCACGCGATGGGCTTCTGCATCTTCTCGAACGTCGCCCTCGCCGCCAAGGAAGCGATCGCCAAGCACGACGTCAACCGGCTCTTGATCGTCGACTTCGACGTTCACCACGGCAACGGCACGCAGGAGATCTTCTACGAGTCGCCGCAGGTCGGCTTCCTCTCGATCCACCGCCACCCGTTCTATCCCGGCACCGGGCTGAAGTCCGAGACCGGATCGGGTGAAGGACTCGGCCACGTCAAGAACATCCCCCTGCCCCACGGCACGCCGCGCGCCGAGTACCTCGCCGCGTTTCGCGCGGGTCTGCACGCCCTGGCTGACAAGATGAAGCCCGAGCTGGTGCTCATCAGCGCGGGGTTCGACGCCCACGCCGAAGATCCCGTGGGAGACCTGGGATTGGAGGTCGAAGACTTCGACCTGCTCACGCGCGAGGTCGTGGCCGTCGCCGAGACCCACGCCCAGGGCCGGATCGTCAGCCTGCTGGAAGGAGGCTACAACGTGCCGATCCTCGCCGGGTGCACCGTCGCCCACCTGCACGCCCTCGGAGCCGAGCCGGCGAAGACGTCGCGGTGAAGACCGACAGCTGTCGGTCGGGAGGCCGTCGTGGAGTGGAGAGCCAGGGCTCTCGAACGGCCGGAAGGAAATTGAAAAAGTGACCCCGACGGGAGTCGAACCCGTGCTGCATGCGTGAAAGGCATGTGTCCTAACCACTAGACGACGGGGCCGTCGCTTCGTGCAGGGACTACTTTAAACAGTTCGGGGGTGGCGGGTCAACCCGAACACCGGACGGAACGTCGATTCGAAGTACCGGTTATGCGGCGCGGGGGTTGGACCGTTGAATCCGCGACGGCGACCGTGTAGCCTGTCGAACAGTCGGCCGACCGGGCGCATATCGATGATGAGGTATCTCGATGTCCAAGACGATCCTGATGATCACCGGCGACGCCGGCGAGGCGCTCGAGATCTTCTACCCGAAACATCGGCTTGAAGAGGAAGGCTGGCGCGTGGACGTCGCCGCCCTCGAAAAGGGCGCGATTCAGACAGTGATCCACGACTTCGAGCCGGGGTTCGCGACGTACACCGAGAAGCTCGGCTACCGGGTCGCGGCCGATCTCACGGTCGACGAGGTTCGGCCCGAATCCTACGACGCCCTGATCTTGCCCGGCGGCCGCGCGCCGGAGTACCTGCGCAACCGGCTCCGGGTGGTGGCGATCACGCGTCACTTTCTTGACGCAGGCAAACCGATCGCGGCGACGTGCCACGCGCCGCTGATCCTGGCGGCCGCGGGCTCTTTGCGCGGACGTACCTTGACCTGCTACCCCGAACTCGAACCCGACGTTCGTGTGGCGGGAGGCCTGTTCGTTAATCGCGAGGTCGTCATCGACGGCAACCTGGTCACGGCGCGCGCATGGCCCGACAACGGCCCCTGGATGCGCGAGTTCGTTCGGTTGCTGAAATCGCCGGCGAAAGCCACCTGATCCTATCATCCATCAGGCGGGCGACTCGTTGCGAAATCCTGGGGTCGACTCATTCGAGGCGAGACGAATCCGGAGACCGGCTCGACGCGCTCAGGGGTTGATTGCCTGGGTTCCCGGGTCGTGAGACCGGGCCTGATTCTGGATCGCTTCGTAAACCTCACGACGGTGAACCGTAACGTCTTTGGGGGCTTCGATTCCAAGCCTCACCTTGTCGCCACGGATTTCGATCACCGTAACCGTGATGTTGTCGCAGATTATGATGCTCTCGTTCTTCTTGCGGGAGAGAACCAGCATCGCCGCTCCTCTCTGGTGCCCATCGCGCACAGCGCGAACCATCCCATGTCAGGACCAGAACGTCCAATTAGAAAGACGATTGCGTGGTTACACCAAGCTCCATCCTTCGTTAGTAGAACTTTACAAGCAGAAAATGGGTGGTCAAGGGGACGGGGGAATTTTCCTCATGGTTGGTAAAGACCAACAGACGCTTGACGTCCCCCGCCCTGGTCGGGAGGGACTCTTCATCGCCAATCGTCGCAGCCGAAACGGCTTAGTGATCGCCCGAGGCGGTGTAGCGGCGATACAGGTGGCCCAGGCCGAGGTCGTAGATCTCGGCCTCGACGTCGGCTTCGTCGGTGGGATGGATGGTCTCTTTCAACTCGACGATCAAGAGCTCGATGAATTTGGCGCGGGCACGCTGGAGATTCTTGCGGAACGCCTCCGGGGTCACCGGGGAGCCGATGATCTGGCCGAGCTTCTCGGTGATGTCGTCGATCGACGCCTTGGGAAAATCGCGGCGGAGCTGAAGGACGCTGGCGTAGCGGTTCTTGGGGGTCGTGGCCTGGTAGGTTTCGAGCCGCGACCAGACCCGTCGCAGGACGGCCTCGCGCCACACGCGGTCGAAATCCTCGTCGGGCTGGGAGACGTCGAGCAGGTCGCCAGGCGGAAGCGGCTGGAGCTTGCGGGTGCGGAAATGATCGATGATCAGCCGGTGCAGCACGGTCCGCAGGTAGTCCCGAAACCGCCCCTTGGTCTTGTCGGCCCCGGACAGCTTGCCGGTCAGGAGCTTGGTCCAGAACTCCTGGAGCACTTCGTCGGCCAGGTGCTTGTCGCGGACCTTCAGGTGGATATACCGCGTGAGGGCGTCGTGGTAGCGGCCGACCAGCTCGCCCATCGCTTCCTGGCTCTTGGGGCCGGGGGTGTGCGCGCTGCTGATGGTCGTCCAGTTCGTCGGGATCTCGGTCAGCCGTTCTTCTGGCATCGCAAGTGTCCAATCCGGGCCGAGGCGGCCTTCGGTCCTGGCTCAATCTCTCGATCGGAAACGGAGAGCGAAGCGACGCCGGCCGGTCGAGCGTTTCACGTGAAAACGAACCTCCGGCTTCCCAAACCGGCTCGCCCCCTCAATCATAATACGACATCGGCGAGCACGGCGAGAGGCGGCGGTTTCGGACCGTTGTTTCCAGTCGACGGAAAATCCACGATTCCCTGTTCTGGAGGAACCCGCCGCGTCCATCGTCGGACGCCGCGATGCGACGACGCCGGGTCGTCGACTTGGACAGTCGCGGACGAATACGCCCGGCAGGACTCGAACCTGCGACCGACGGTTTAGAAAACCGTTGCTCTATCCACCTGAGCTACGGGCGCGTCGAACGTTCAACGACCGCCCCGGCCGGCTCAAGAAGCCTCCGCCGGTCGGTCTATCTGAGTTACGGATGCGCCCGGCAGGATTCGAACCTGCGGCCTGCGGTTTAGGAAACCGCCGCTCTATCCACCTGAGCTACGAGCGCTTCTTCGTCAGGGACTGATTCTTGTCCAGTTCCCGTTCGCTGTCAACCAAATCGTCGCGACATCGGATCTCGGTCCAACCGCCCTGGGACGGTCCCTCGCGGCGACTTTCGAAAGAAAATGGTGAGTCATCATGAATTCCAGGTCGAACGGGTCGCAGGTCGCGGTGGTCACCGGGGGAGGTCGAGGCATTGGCCGAGGGATCGTCCTGGAGCTGGCCGCCTCGGGTTTCTCGATGGTCGTGAACTACCGCCGCGACGCCGAGGCCGCCCGCGACTGCTGCCGCCAGGCCGAGGCCCTCGGCGCGCCCCGGGCCCTGCCGATCCAGGCCGACGTGGCCGATCTCGACGACGGCCGGCGGCTGGCGGTCGAAATCCTTGACGCCTTCGGCCGGATCGACGTCTGGGTGAACAACGCCGGGGTCGCTCCCGAGTCGCGGGTCGACCTGTTGGACACGACGCCCGAGAGCTGGGATCGCGTCACCTCAATGAATCTCCGAGGTCCTTTCTTTCTCACCCAGACCGTCGCCCGGCGAATGATCGATCTGGCCGAGCGCGGGATCGTCGCCCAGCCACTCATCATCTTCATCACCTCGATATCGAGCGATACGGCGAGCGTCGAGCGCGGCGAATACTGCGCGGCGAAAGCCGGCCTGAGCATGGTCGCACAGCTTTTCGCCGTCCGGCTGGCGGCCCATGGGGTGCACGTCCACGAGGTCCGGCCCGGCGTGATCGAGACCGACATGACCCGTCCCGTCCACGACGCCTACTCCGCGCGGATCGCTGCGGGCCTGTCGCCGATCCGCCGCTGGGGGACTCCAGCCGACGTCGGCAAGGCGGTCGCCGCGCTGGCCTCGGGAGCCTTTCCGTTCTCGACCGGCCAGGTCTTAAACGTCGACGGCGGCTTGAACTTGCGCCGCCTTTGACCGGCCCTCCGAACGGGGGGTGTCCGATCCACTCAAAAAGTTCGTATGATGTTCTCGTGAGAGAGCGGCGACTGCGTCGATCGTTCCGGACCCCGGCCTCGCGGCCGTCGGCGATCGACTCGACCCGCCGCGCCACTTCCATCGTTCGGGTCGGATCGTGGTCTTCGATCATCCTGGCGTCGGCATCGCCATAAGCCACGACTGCGTGACTGGAGTATTGCTTGCGGAACAAGCAAGGGTTTTCGTTCCAGTTCAGCGCGCGGTCGGTCGAGCGGATCGACCAGGAAGCGGAGAGAACGGGTTGTCGTGATGCCCGAGACTGAGCCGGTCAACACCGAGCCGTATCGCCTCCGGATAGGGAGCTACGGCGTCCTGCATCCCCTCGGCACGGGGGGCATGAGTTCAGTCTATCGGGCTGTGCACGTTGAGTCGGGGCATGAGGTGGCGCTCAAGGTGCTGCCGCCGTTTCTGGCCCGCAACCCGACGGTTCTCAAGCGGTTCATGGGCGAGGCCAAGAGCGCCGAGGCGCTCGAGCATCCCAACATCGTTTCGATCTACGACCGCGGCAGCGACCAGGGTCGGCACTACCTGGTGCTCGAGTACGTCAAGGGGGGCGACCTCCACGAGTACGTCCAGCGCGGGGGGCCGATGGTGCCCGTCGAGGCGATCGAGGCGGTCGTCCAGGTCGTCAAGGGGCTTGAGTACGCGGCCTCGCGCGGCCTGATCCACCGCGACGTCAAGCCGTCGAACCTGCTGCGAACGCCCGACGGCGAGATCAAAATCGCCGACCTCGGCCTGGCCCTTCGTTCCGAGGCCGAAGACGAACGGGTGACGCGCGAGGGGACGACCGTCGGCACGGTCGACTACATGGCCCCGGAGCAGGCGCGCGACAGCCGCGCGACGAGCTTCCAGAGCGACATCTACTCGCTGGGCTGCACGCTCTATTACTTGCTGACCGCGTTGCCGCCGTACCCCGGTGGCGACATCGCCGACAAGCTGACCCGGCACGCGCGAAACCCGGCGCCGGACGTCCGCGACCTCCGCCCCGACCTTCCCCCGACCCTCTCGGCCCTCGTCCAGCAGATGATGGCCAAGCGCCCCGAGGACCGCTTCGGCAGTTACCCGGATTTGCGTTCGGCTCTCGCCAAGGCCGCCCGCGAGGTCATCGGCGACGAGTCGAGCATCGCCCTGGTCCCGATCGAGGACGACCGCCACGAACCGACGCGGCCGGCGCGGGTGCCGCCCGCCGGCGGTCTCGGCGATTCCCACCGCCCGAACTCCTCGGTGCCCGAGATCTCGCTGGCCACGCTCGCGCCGGTCTTTTTCGAGGAGTCGCCGGCGACCGGCTTGCAAACCACCCACGGGCCCTCGCCGCTCGGCTCGGTGTTGCCTCGCCTCGGGGCCGAAGGGGCTCAGCCCCTGGCCGAGCCGCTCGAAGTCGGCGATCCGTTCGGCATTCGGGGGTCGTCGATCTCGGCGACCGCCTGGGTGGCCCGTTGCGTCGTCCTGGGCGTGCTGGCCGTCGTCGTGATCATCGGTCTGGACCTGCTGCTGCGGGGGCCCATCACGCCTCCCGCGCCTCGGAGTGGCGGCGACCAAGCGTTGGCGCCGGTGCTCGACCACGTCGAATTCACCGCCCCGCACGTCCCACGGCCGTCGCCGGCTCCGCACGTCGATCAGCGGCCGTCGACGATCGTCAAGGAATCGACCGAGCCCCCGGTCGTCGAGACCTGGGTCGAGCCACTCGACGAAGAGCCGATCAGGTTGACGCCGACCCGGTACACCCCCGAGGTGCATATCAGATACCTTCCCTCCTGGGGACGTACCCCGATTCCCGACCAGATCGACGGCCCGATCACGCTGGTCCGGAGGGTGCCGGAAACCCGAGAGCCCGGGACCGTCTCAAGCCTTCGACACGCCCTCGACGTCCCCAAGGGAACCGTCGAGATCTGCGACGCGGGCCCGTTCATTATCGACGACTTCCGCGTCCCCGGCGAAACCCGTTTGATCCGCGCCCGGCCAGGCTATCGGCCGGTCGTCCAGATCGACGGCCCGCAGCTCCCGGTGGTCCGCGATCTGCCGGGAGTCGTGAC contains:
- a CDS encoding RNA polymerase sigma factor, yielding MPEERLTEIPTNWTTISSAHTPGPKSQEAMGELVGRYHDALTRYIHLKVRDKHLADEVLQEFWTKLLTGKLSGADKTKGRFRDYLRTVLHRLIIDHFRTRKLQPLPPGDLLDVSQPDEDFDRVWREAVLRRVWSRLETYQATTPKNRYASVLQLRRDFPKASIDDITEKLGQIIGSPVTPEAFRKNLQRARAKFIELLIVELKETIHPTDEADVEAEIYDLGLGHLYRRYTASGDH
- the csrA gene encoding carbon storage regulator CsrA, with amino-acid sequence MLVLSRKKNESIIICDNITVTVIEIRGDKVRLGIEAPKDVTVHRREVYEAIQNQARSHDPGTQAINP
- a CDS encoding histone deacetylase; translation: MAVTIYTDRRMIEHRVPPRHPERPERLEAILRHLERTGFMASCPMGKVREATADELRRIHSAAYLEELEVVDRRGGGSIEADTWMSEQSLLAARLAAGAGVEAVAEVLGGPNRRALCLVRPPGHHALPAHAMGFCIFSNVALAAKEAIAKHDVNRLLIVDFDVHHGNGTQEIFYESPQVGFLSIHRHPFYPGTGLKSETGSGEGLGHVKNIPLPHGTPRAEYLAAFRAGLHALADKMKPELVLISAGFDAHAEDPVGDLGLEVEDFDLLTREVVAVAETHAQGRIVSLLEGGYNVPILAGCTVAHLHALGAEPAKTSR
- a CDS encoding 3-ketoacyl-ACP reductase, with the protein product MNSRSNGSQVAVVTGGGRGIGRGIVLELAASGFSMVVNYRRDAEAARDCCRQAEALGAPRALPIQADVADLDDGRRLAVEILDAFGRIDVWVNNAGVAPESRVDLLDTTPESWDRVTSMNLRGPFFLTQTVARRMIDLAERGIVAQPLIIFITSISSDTASVERGEYCAAKAGLSMVAQLFAVRLAAHGVHVHEVRPGVIETDMTRPVHDAYSARIAAGLSPIRRWGTPADVGKAVAALASGAFPFSTGQVLNVDGGLNLRRL
- a CDS encoding DJ-1/PfpI family protein; the encoded protein is MSKTILMITGDAGEALEIFYPKHRLEEEGWRVDVAALEKGAIQTVIHDFEPGFATYTEKLGYRVAADLTVDEVRPESYDALILPGGRAPEYLRNRLRVVAITRHFLDAGKPIAATCHAPLILAAAGSLRGRTLTCYPELEPDVRVAGGLFVNREVVIDGNLVTARAWPDNGPWMREFVRLLKSPAKAT